From Colias croceus chromosome 27, ilColCroc2.1, one genomic window encodes:
- the LOC123703628 gene encoding cofilin/actin-depolymerizing factor homolog, translating to MASGVTVSDACKTTYEEIKKDKKHRYVVFFIRDEKQIDVETVGGRNAEYDQFLEDLQKGGTGECRYGLFDFEYTHQCQGTSEASKKQKLFLMSWCPDTAKVKKKMLYSSSFDALKKSLVGVQKYIQATDLSEASQEAVEEKLRATDRQ from the exons ATG GCGTCTGGTGTGACAGTGTCGGACGCGTGTAAAACCACGTACGAGGAGATCAAGAAGGACAAGAAGCACCGCTACGTGGTGTTCTTCATTCGCGACGAGAAACAGATCGACGTGGAAACTGTTGGCGGGAGGAACGCTGAGTACGATCAGTTCCTCGAGGACCTGCAGAAGGGCGGCACCGGGGAGTGCAG ATACGGCCTCTTCGACTTCGAGTACACGCACCAATGCCAAGGCACGTCGGAGGCGAGCAAGAAACAGAAGCTGTTCCTCATGTCGTGGTGCCCGGACACCGCTAAGGTTAAGAAGAAGATGTTGTACTCTAG CTCCTTTGATGCATTGAAGAAGTCGCTGGTCGGCGTACAAAAGTACATCCAAGCAACTGACCTCTCGGAGGCTTCCCAGGAGGCCGTCGAAGAGAAACTTCGCGCCACCGACcgtcaataa